One window of the Oncorhynchus keta strain PuntledgeMale-10-30-2019 chromosome 31, Oket_V2, whole genome shotgun sequence genome contains the following:
- the LOC118364547 gene encoding Golgi-associated kinase 1A-like isoform X2 — protein MWSKICCKRWAVWAFLLLFTLSVVVINTLPFPPSETRRLPSRGLSSAGAGGYRARARPRERATLAPHHHHHHLPLPLNGHSGGWKQSDKVKESSKQHLVKDQPKLDRRAASMTGERTHSNYKKNRKTKGIASKRKEKKEMPPSSIRDKQHDTPPLTVNAVLIRHDGSHLTNCSGSELSTQPPPLPRQENIYPAVPQTVARSQSLPCTADLGLSDSEHKCTPDEQRQDQGHNGQAGKAGRKNLTKQQAVKKVPRQLRKRDRQPSSGRKETRPTAETAAEPEKGSEGGAHWCKMSAGDREFPDTDTRRIRTEDTDSVPWLSKDDIHKMEFLSGSEVVSKARVPAHGQVLHVGLGAPHHPPSLGAPLADHSGHCQQGLCALIKRPDDWFEVFAFHLDRVLGLNRSLPTVLRDFHSDILPYKYTRGAARPAVWWDPGIQHLADDDNDQNSFPLTWPQYQSLLRARCGSGSGVALNETPCVGVHHAEWGRLALFDFLLQVNDRLDRYCCGFQPDPAEPCVENLLHTKCRNSKDLVLVHILVRRVEPTRLVFIDNAGRPNHPHDNLNFRLVEGIDEFPERAVSVLQSGCLESMLLSSLYMDKQFWESRGGARGLKPLIHTVEQRGRILLQHIHDKRLRLNRDL, from the exons ATGTGGTCCAAGATCTGCTGCAAGAGGTGGGCAGTGTgggccttcctcctcctctttaccctGTCTGTGGTGGTGATCAACACCCTCCCCTTCCCCCCCTCTGAGACACGCAGGCTGCCCTCACGAGGCCTGAGCTCTGCTGGAGCCGGGGGGTATAGAGCGAGGGCAAGACCCAGGGAAAGGGCCACATTGgcccctcaccaccaccaccaccatcttcCTCTACCCCTCAACGGTCACAGTGGAGGTTGGAAGCAGAGTGACAAAGTCAAAGAGTCCTCCAAGCAACACCTGGTGAAGGACCAGCCCAAACTGGATAGGAGAGCAGCTAGCATGACAGGTGAGAGAACTCACAGCAACTACAAGAAGAATCGTAAAACTAAGGGCATCGCCTCCAAaaggaaagagaagaaagagatgcCGCCAAGTTCTATTAGAGACAAACAACATGATACCCCGCCATTGACAGTCAATGCTGTGCTAATAAGGCATGATGGAAGCCATCTAACCAACTGCAGCGGTTCAGAGCTCTCCACCCAACCACCACCTCTTCCCAGACAAGAGAACATCTACCCAGCCGTGCCTCAAACTGTAGCTCGTAGCCAGAGCCTCCCTTGTACTGCAGACCTCGGCCTGTCTGACTCTGAGCACAAATGTACTCCAGATGAACAGAGACAGGACCAGGGGCACAACGGGCAGGCAGGGAAGGCAGGGAGGAAGAACTTAACCAAGCAGCAGGCTGTGAAAAAGGTCCCCAGACAACTCAGGAAACGTGACAGACAGCCTTCGTCTGGGCGTAAAGAGACCCGGCCCACAGCGGAAACAGCAGCAGAGCCAGAGAAGGGGAGTGAGGGGGGGGCCCATTGGTGTAAGATGTCAGCTGGAGATAGGGAGTTTCCAGACACTGACACACGGAGAATAAGGACTGAGGACACTGACTCTGTGCCATGGCTCAGCAAGGATGATATTCACAAGATGGAGTTCCTCTCGGGCAGTGAGGTTGTCAGTAAGGCCAGGGTCCCAGCCCACGGACAGGTCCTCCATGTAGGGCTGGGTGCCCCTCATCATCCCCCTTCTCTTGGGGCTCCATTGGCTGACCACAGTGGGCACTGCCAACAGGGTCTGTGTGCCCTGATCAAACGTCCAGACGACTGGTTCGAAGTCTTCGCTTTCCATCTAGACCGTGTTCTGGGCTTGAACAGGAGTCTGCCCACAGTGCTCAGGGACTTCCACAGTGACATCCTGCCTTATAAATACACCAGGGGGGCAGCCAGACCCGCGGTGTGGTGGGACCCAGGCATCCAGCACCTGGCTGATGATGACAATGACCAGAACTCGTTCCCTCTCACCTGGCCCCAGTACCAGAGCCTGCTGAGGGCCAGGTGTGGAAGTGGCAGCGGCGTGGCCCTCAACGAGACCCCCTGTGTGGGGGTTCACCATGCGGAGTGGGGGCGCCTGGCACTCTTTGACTTCCTCCTACAG GTGAATGATCGTCTGGACCGGTACTGCTGTGGTTTCCAGCCTGACCCAGCAGAACCATGTGTGGAGAACCTGCTACATACCAAGTGCAGGAACTCAAAGGATCTAGTGCTGGTTCACATCCTG GTGAGGAGGGTAGAGCCTACCAGACTGGTGTTTATAGACAATGCAGGCAGGCCAAATCATCCCCATGACAACCTCAACTTCCGCTTAGTAGAGGGCATCGATGA GTTTCCAGAGAGAGCCGTATCAGTTCTCCAGTCTGGCTGTTTGGAGAGCATGCTCCTGAGCTCCCTGTATATGGACAAGCAATTCTGGGAGAGCCGAGGGGGGGCACGTGGCCTGAAACCTCTCATCCACACTGTTGAGCAGAGAGGGAGGATTCTGCTGCAGCACATCCACGACAAGAGACTGAGACTGAACAGGGATCTGTGA
- the LOC118364547 gene encoding Golgi-associated kinase 1A-like isoform X1, with amino-acid sequence MALRMWSKICCKRWAVWAFLLLFTLSVVVINTLPFPPSETRRLPSRGLSSAGAGGYRARARPRERATLAPHHHHHHLPLPLNGHSGGWKQSDKVKESSKQHLVKDQPKLDRRAASMTGERTHSNYKKNRKTKGIASKRKEKKEMPPSSIRDKQHDTPPLTVNAVLIRHDGSHLTNCSGSELSTQPPPLPRQENIYPAVPQTVARSQSLPCTADLGLSDSEHKCTPDEQRQDQGHNGQAGKAGRKNLTKQQAVKKVPRQLRKRDRQPSSGRKETRPTAETAAEPEKGSEGGAHWCKMSAGDREFPDTDTRRIRTEDTDSVPWLSKDDIHKMEFLSGSEVVSKARVPAHGQVLHVGLGAPHHPPSLGAPLADHSGHCQQGLCALIKRPDDWFEVFAFHLDRVLGLNRSLPTVLRDFHSDILPYKYTRGAARPAVWWDPGIQHLADDDNDQNSFPLTWPQYQSLLRARCGSGSGVALNETPCVGVHHAEWGRLALFDFLLQVNDRLDRYCCGFQPDPAEPCVENLLHTKCRNSKDLVLVHILVRRVEPTRLVFIDNAGRPNHPHDNLNFRLVEGIDEFPERAVSVLQSGCLESMLLSSLYMDKQFWESRGGARGLKPLIHTVEQRGRILLQHIHDKRLRLNRDL; translated from the exons GCCTTAAGAATGTGGTCCAAGATCTGCTGCAAGAGGTGGGCAGTGTgggccttcctcctcctctttaccctGTCTGTGGTGGTGATCAACACCCTCCCCTTCCCCCCCTCTGAGACACGCAGGCTGCCCTCACGAGGCCTGAGCTCTGCTGGAGCCGGGGGGTATAGAGCGAGGGCAAGACCCAGGGAAAGGGCCACATTGgcccctcaccaccaccaccaccatcttcCTCTACCCCTCAACGGTCACAGTGGAGGTTGGAAGCAGAGTGACAAAGTCAAAGAGTCCTCCAAGCAACACCTGGTGAAGGACCAGCCCAAACTGGATAGGAGAGCAGCTAGCATGACAGGTGAGAGAACTCACAGCAACTACAAGAAGAATCGTAAAACTAAGGGCATCGCCTCCAAaaggaaagagaagaaagagatgcCGCCAAGTTCTATTAGAGACAAACAACATGATACCCCGCCATTGACAGTCAATGCTGTGCTAATAAGGCATGATGGAAGCCATCTAACCAACTGCAGCGGTTCAGAGCTCTCCACCCAACCACCACCTCTTCCCAGACAAGAGAACATCTACCCAGCCGTGCCTCAAACTGTAGCTCGTAGCCAGAGCCTCCCTTGTACTGCAGACCTCGGCCTGTCTGACTCTGAGCACAAATGTACTCCAGATGAACAGAGACAGGACCAGGGGCACAACGGGCAGGCAGGGAAGGCAGGGAGGAAGAACTTAACCAAGCAGCAGGCTGTGAAAAAGGTCCCCAGACAACTCAGGAAACGTGACAGACAGCCTTCGTCTGGGCGTAAAGAGACCCGGCCCACAGCGGAAACAGCAGCAGAGCCAGAGAAGGGGAGTGAGGGGGGGGCCCATTGGTGTAAGATGTCAGCTGGAGATAGGGAGTTTCCAGACACTGACACACGGAGAATAAGGACTGAGGACACTGACTCTGTGCCATGGCTCAGCAAGGATGATATTCACAAGATGGAGTTCCTCTCGGGCAGTGAGGTTGTCAGTAAGGCCAGGGTCCCAGCCCACGGACAGGTCCTCCATGTAGGGCTGGGTGCCCCTCATCATCCCCCTTCTCTTGGGGCTCCATTGGCTGACCACAGTGGGCACTGCCAACAGGGTCTGTGTGCCCTGATCAAACGTCCAGACGACTGGTTCGAAGTCTTCGCTTTCCATCTAGACCGTGTTCTGGGCTTGAACAGGAGTCTGCCCACAGTGCTCAGGGACTTCCACAGTGACATCCTGCCTTATAAATACACCAGGGGGGCAGCCAGACCCGCGGTGTGGTGGGACCCAGGCATCCAGCACCTGGCTGATGATGACAATGACCAGAACTCGTTCCCTCTCACCTGGCCCCAGTACCAGAGCCTGCTGAGGGCCAGGTGTGGAAGTGGCAGCGGCGTGGCCCTCAACGAGACCCCCTGTGTGGGGGTTCACCATGCGGAGTGGGGGCGCCTGGCACTCTTTGACTTCCTCCTACAG GTGAATGATCGTCTGGACCGGTACTGCTGTGGTTTCCAGCCTGACCCAGCAGAACCATGTGTGGAGAACCTGCTACATACCAAGTGCAGGAACTCAAAGGATCTAGTGCTGGTTCACATCCTG GTGAGGAGGGTAGAGCCTACCAGACTGGTGTTTATAGACAATGCAGGCAGGCCAAATCATCCCCATGACAACCTCAACTTCCGCTTAGTAGAGGGCATCGATGA GTTTCCAGAGAGAGCCGTATCAGTTCTCCAGTCTGGCTGTTTGGAGAGCATGCTCCTGAGCTCCCTGTATATGGACAAGCAATTCTGGGAGAGCCGAGGGGGGGCACGTGGCCTGAAACCTCTCATCCACACTGTTGAGCAGAGAGGGAGGATTCTGCTGCAGCACATCCACGACAAGAGACTGAGACTGAACAGGGATCTGTGA